The nucleotide sequence TGCTTAAAACATTCCAACTCATGTCTGATCGTATCCGTGAAAAGCTGCAGATTTTAGATGATGCTGCCAAATATGACGTATCCTGTTCTTCAAGTGGCAGCAATCGTAAAAATAAAGACAAAGGACTTGGCAATACCGGAAACGGCATCTGTCATAGCTATACCGAAGACGGGCGTTGTGTTTCCTTGTTGAAAATTCTGTTTTCCAATGTCTGTATTTATGACTGTGCCTATTGTGTATCGCGCCGTTCCAATGATGTTAAACGTGCAGCTTTTACCGTGCAGGAAGTGGTTGATCTGACTATGAACTTCTATCGCCGCAATTATATTGAAGGTCTGTTTCTCAGTTCCGGAATTTTTAAATCGGCGGATTACACCATGGAGCGTATGCTACAGGTGGTGAAAAAACTGCGGCTGGAAGAAAATTTTAATGGCTATATCCATCTCAAAACCATCCCCGGAGCTTCACAGGAAAGTATTACCGAAGCAGGACTATATGTAGACCGGATGAGCATCAATCTGGAAATGCCGACCGAAGCAGGGTTAAGGAAATTTGCACCGGAAAAAAGCCATGCCGAAGTGCAGAAAGATCTGGGCATTGTCCGAGATCGTCTGATCCAGATCAAAGATGAATCGAAAATCATTAAGTCGGTACCAAAGTTTGTACCAGCAGGGCAGACCACACAGATGGTGGTCGGCGCACATCAGGAAACCGACAAAGACATTATTTTGATGGCGGATCGGCATTACAAGGAATTTAAACTGAAACGTGTTTATTTCTCTGGCTATATTCCCATTAATGAGCAAGAAAAAGCCCTACCGGCAGTCGGTTCAGCACCGCCATTATTACGGGAAAACCGGCTGTATCAGTCCGACTGGCTGATGCGGTT is from Acinetobacter sp. ANC 7912 and encodes:
- a CDS encoding putative DNA modification/repair radical SAM protein; amino-acid sequence: MSDRIREKLQILDDAAKYDVSCSSSGSNRKNKDKGLGNTGNGICHSYTEDGRCVSLLKILFSNVCIYDCAYCVSRRSNDVKRAAFTVQEVVDLTMNFYRRNYIEGLFLSSGIFKSADYTMERMLQVVKKLRLEENFNGYIHLKTIPGASQESITEAGLYVDRMSINLEMPTEAGLRKFAPEKSHAEVQKDLGIVRDRLIQIKDESKIIKSVPKFVPAGQTTQMVVGAHQETDKDIILMADRHYKEFKLKRVYFSGYIPINEQEKALPAVGSAPPLLRENRLYQSDWLMRFYGFAADEIVDDQHPNLELDIDPKLSWALRHPEAFPVDINRADYKMILRVPGIGVRSAKKIVQARRFGQIHIDQLKRIGVAYNRAQHFIRCADTPKFKKEQQSYQIRQQILLSGNSKYQ